Proteins encoded together in one Marispirochaeta sp. window:
- a CDS encoding extracellular solute-binding protein, with protein MEKKRSKKAIFLIAILTMIFVANAWGSGSSESGKKADEGAGDKITLKVLDGYGGMVEKMMALYEELNPDITIDYEYVPSNNYYAKFTALNVSGQLPDVIWTNGSFLVEQVQSGVLLNLTDELMNGQCYEGDAKWIDTLNPALIENARAAVRPLGAAVADKSYALPFTLTSVAVIYDKAVFDKLGLKEPKTWNEFNTNNEVLKSAGYIPISMQGQNMDWWPRILWDQFCRDKLDADPNAFEEGKMDFSDSTVKAGLSTIKDMWDKGYFPESALTANRDAMLQLFVQKNMAQLLIQGQYLEYLTNNAPAGMKLASYALPGVAGKPTRSLGGASEQWGVPVKSTHHEEAVRLIKFLTSRTSFAEDYARFVTPCLKENASKEKNDLNKGYMAAAANGFIPEIYVPVNATTELSNDFKTDLMPNYLLGIYSLDQITAKMDQLYKETYLDVMKK; from the coding sequence ATGGAAAAAAAAAGAAGTAAGAAGGCGATATTTCTTATCGCCATTCTCACCATGATCTTCGTTGCAAACGCTTGGGGATCCGGTTCCTCCGAGTCCGGGAAAAAGGCGGACGAAGGGGCAGGCGATAAAATCACCCTGAAAGTCCTCGACGGATACGGCGGAATGGTGGAAAAGATGATGGCTCTTTACGAGGAACTGAATCCCGACATCACCATCGACTACGAATATGTTCCCTCAAACAACTACTACGCGAAATTTACCGCACTGAACGTCTCCGGCCAGCTCCCCGATGTCATCTGGACAAACGGGAGCTTCCTTGTCGAGCAGGTACAAAGCGGCGTGTTGCTTAATCTCACGGACGAACTGATGAACGGCCAGTGTTATGAGGGTGATGCCAAATGGATCGACACCCTCAATCCTGCGCTGATCGAAAACGCTCGTGCGGCCGTACGTCCTCTGGGAGCAGCGGTGGCCGATAAATCCTATGCGCTGCCCTTCACGCTGACCAGCGTCGCCGTTATCTATGACAAAGCGGTATTCGATAAGCTCGGACTAAAGGAGCCCAAAACCTGGAACGAATTCAACACAAACAACGAAGTACTGAAAAGTGCGGGATACATCCCCATCTCCATGCAGGGGCAAAATATGGACTGGTGGCCCCGCATCTTATGGGACCAGTTCTGCCGGGACAAACTCGATGCGGACCCCAATGCCTTCGAAGAGGGCAAGATGGATTTCTCAGACAGCACGGTAAAGGCGGGACTCTCGACGATTAAAGACATGTGGGATAAAGGATATTTTCCCGAGTCCGCCCTGACGGCGAACCGCGATGCCATGCTTCAGTTGTTCGTTCAGAAAAACATGGCCCAGCTCCTTATCCAGGGACAGTATCTGGAGTATCTGACTAATAATGCGCCTGCCGGTATGAAACTTGCCTCCTACGCACTGCCAGGAGTCGCCGGCAAGCCGACGAGAAGCCTCGGCGGAGCGAGCGAACAGTGGGGCGTTCCCGTCAAGTCGACACATCATGAGGAAGCGGTTCGACTGATCAAATTCCTTACCTCCAGAACATCCTTCGCCGAGGATTACGCCCGATTCGTCACACCGTGTCTGAAAGAGAACGCAAGCAAGGAAAAAAACGACCTCAACAAAGGCTACATGGCGGCTGCGGCCAACGGATTCATCCCCGAGATTTATGTTCCGGTAAACGCCACGACCGAACTTTCCAACGACTTCAAAACGGACCTGATGCCCAACTATCTGCTCGGCATATACAGTCTGGATCAGATAACCGCCAAAATGGATCAGCTCTACAAAGAGACGTATTTGGACGTCATGAAGAAATAA
- a CDS encoding IS66 family transposase: MELKERHWVQKVASWKPSGLTKSGYCRPEGTEDEGSPAIKIAPAPDQLLPKSIASAGLLSYIVISKYEDALPLARQEKIFDRIGADIHRQSMARWIIKVGERLSPLMKVMDERITTGQIVQMDETRIQVHNEPGKEDSSLSWMWVARGGLPTTPITCYMYHRTREGAVAENYLAAFKGYLQSDAYGPYNNIGEWDGVVHVGCLAHVGRKFDEADKAAAKGSAAAKEVLSMIGKIYRVEKELRAVEDLSQNEFLRRRREKAEPLFDKLEKHLGKKVEQVPPSTALGKAVSYAVVVLPKVRSYLDLYHLFL; encoded by the coding sequence ATGGAGCTAAAAGAACGACATTGGGTGCAAAAGGTCGCGAGCTGGAAGCCCTCCGGTTTGACGAAATCCGGGTACTGCAGACCTGAGGGGACAGAGGATGAGGGCTCTCCGGCGATAAAGATCGCCCCTGCCCCCGATCAGCTTCTTCCGAAGAGTATCGCCTCGGCAGGCCTGCTCTCCTACATCGTCATCTCAAAATATGAAGATGCACTTCCGCTGGCCCGCCAAGAGAAAATATTCGATCGAATCGGGGCAGATATCCACCGCCAGAGCATGGCCCGGTGGATAATCAAGGTTGGTGAAAGGCTCTCTCCCCTGATGAAGGTAATGGATGAGCGGATTACCACGGGACAAATAGTACAGATGGATGAAACGCGCATCCAGGTGCATAACGAACCAGGTAAGGAAGACTCTTCACTGTCCTGGATGTGGGTCGCCAGGGGTGGACTACCGACAACACCGATTACCTGCTACATGTATCATCGAACTCGTGAAGGAGCGGTGGCCGAAAACTATCTGGCCGCGTTCAAGGGATATCTGCAAAGTGACGCCTACGGCCCGTACAATAATATAGGTGAATGGGACGGGGTTGTACATGTAGGATGCCTTGCCCACGTGGGCCGGAAGTTTGACGAGGCCGATAAGGCTGCTGCAAAGGGAAGCGCTGCCGCGAAAGAGGTCCTCTCGATGATTGGAAAAATCTATCGAGTGGAGAAAGAACTGAGAGCAGTAGAGGATCTCTCGCAGAATGAGTTTCTGCGCCGTCGCCGAGAGAAAGCCGAGCCGCTATTCGACAAATTGGAGAAGCATCTGGGAAAGAAAGTTGAGCAGGTACCTCCTTCAACCGCGCTTGGAAAGGCAGTCTCGTATGCCGTGGTTGTACTGCCGAAAGTGCGCAGCTACCTGGATCTGTACCATCTATTTTTATGA
- a CDS encoding mannitol dehydrogenase family protein: MKLTLEGIKKDIPQWKAGGYKLPKHNIKKVREKTLASPVWVHFGSGNISRGYLAMLQQRLLDDSLSDRGMIICSSWDEEVVDRVFRSHDNLNVAVSLHADGTVEKQVIASVAAYIKTNSELPDLVRIFRNPSLQMASIAATEKAYSLTDASGDYVPAVASALKAPPEHPGHLMVLIAFLLHCRYLAGAAPVALVSMDNFSHNGMKLFTSVRAIAESWVKVGSVEQGFLDYIGDPATVAFPWSMIDRIVPKPSEQIREMLIADGYESGDIITTAKGSQVTTFVNLEETEYLVIEDSFPNDRPALDKVGVIFTDRDTVDKVETMKVCTCLNPLHTALAIFGCLLGYDRIYEEMKNFLLRRFVTRLAYDEGLTVAAHPGIIDPEKFVHEVLTKRFPNPFVPDMPQRIAWDTSQKVPVRFGVTLKAYAARGADALESLVYIPLFIAGWLRYLLGIDDEGNLFEISPDPLGPALREKLAGISLGDSGPFTETLRPILSDAGIFGIDLVESGLAEKISVMFGEMLKGPGAVTRTLEKYLEE; encoded by the coding sequence ATGAAGCTTACATTGGAAGGAATCAAAAAGGATATTCCGCAATGGAAAGCCGGCGGGTATAAGCTGCCGAAACATAATATAAAAAAGGTCAGGGAGAAAACCTTGGCCTCCCCGGTCTGGGTCCACTTCGGGTCCGGCAACATCTCAAGGGGCTACCTGGCAATGCTGCAGCAGAGGCTGCTGGACGACAGTCTCTCGGACCGGGGAATGATTATCTGTTCATCCTGGGACGAGGAGGTGGTGGACAGGGTATTCCGGTCCCATGACAACCTGAATGTTGCTGTAAGCCTGCATGCCGACGGCACTGTTGAGAAACAGGTCATCGCAAGTGTGGCGGCATACATAAAGACGAACTCCGAACTGCCGGACTTAGTGAGAATTTTCAGGAACCCCTCCCTACAGATGGCCAGCATAGCCGCTACGGAGAAGGCCTACTCCCTCACTGACGCTTCCGGGGACTATGTCCCCGCGGTGGCGTCCGCGTTGAAAGCACCCCCAGAACATCCGGGCCATTTAATGGTTCTGATTGCTTTTCTTCTGCATTGCCGCTACCTGGCAGGGGCCGCTCCTGTGGCCTTGGTGAGCATGGATAACTTTTCCCACAACGGTATGAAGCTTTTCACCTCCGTTCGTGCAATCGCGGAAAGCTGGGTAAAGGTGGGATCCGTTGAACAGGGTTTTCTCGATTATATCGGCGACCCGGCTACGGTCGCTTTTCCCTGGTCCATGATAGACAGGATAGTACCGAAGCCTTCGGAGCAGATCCGGGAGATGCTGATCGCCGACGGTTATGAGAGTGGGGATATCATCACCACAGCCAAAGGCTCTCAGGTTACCACCTTCGTCAATCTCGAGGAGACTGAGTATCTGGTAATTGAAGACTCCTTTCCCAACGACAGACCCGCCCTCGATAAGGTGGGGGTTATCTTTACCGACCGGGACACCGTGGACAAGGTTGAGACCATGAAGGTCTGCACCTGCCTGAATCCCCTGCATACCGCTTTGGCGATATTCGGCTGTCTTCTGGGCTATGACAGAATATATGAAGAGATGAAGAATTTTCTCCTGCGGCGATTTGTAACCCGGCTCGCCTACGATGAGGGACTCACGGTGGCGGCACATCCGGGGATAATCGATCCGGAAAAGTTTGTCCACGAGGTGCTGACAAAGCGTTTCCCCAATCCTTTTGTCCCGGATATGCCGCAGCGCATTGCCTGGGACACCTCACAGAAGGTACCGGTGCGCTTCGGAGTTACCCTGAAAGCCTACGCCGCACGGGGTGCCGATGCCCTTGAGTCCCTTGTCTATATTCCCCTCTTTATCGCCGGCTGGCTGCGCTATCTGCTGGGGATCGACGATGAGGGAAATCTCTTCGAGATCAGTCCCGACCCCCTGGGTCCGGCGTTGCGGGAGAAGCTCGCCGGGATTTCCCTGGGAGATTCAGGTCCTTTTACGGAAACCCTCAGGCCGATTCTCTCGGATGCCGGGATCTTCGGCATTGACCTGGTTGAAAGCGGGCTGGCTGAAAAGATCTCCGTCATGTTCGGGGAGATGCTGAAAGGCCCGGGTGCCGTGACCCGGACCCTTGAAAAGTACCTTGAGGAATAG
- the uxuA gene encoding mannonate dehydratase, whose amino-acid sequence MKMTLRWFGDEHDSVPLKYIRQIPGVKGVVTSLPDIPAGDVWPAEEIRANNEQVEAAGLSLEGIESVNVHEDIKLGRPDRDRYIENYIRTMAHISNEGIRLICYNFMPVFDWTRSDLAKVLEDNSRVLSYEAGIMETANPMGMLAHMESKAEGFSLPGWEPERLKVLKELFELYEGFTEDDLFRNLKYFLDAIIPACDKYGVKMALHPDDPPWSVFGLKRIVTSEEKIARLLSMCDSPWSGLTFCTGSLGADKQNDLPAMIRRFGDRIHFAHIRNVRYRKDHDFDESAHLSSEGSLDMYEIIKAFHDISFSGIVRPDHGRMIWGESARPGYGLYDRAIGVAYMLGLWEAVEKGKKHEAYIGRNQKGYSAMESRRV is encoded by the coding sequence ATGAAAATGACCCTGCGCTGGTTCGGTGACGAACACGACAGCGTTCCATTGAAATATATACGCCAGATCCCCGGAGTAAAGGGAGTTGTAACCTCCCTGCCGGATATCCCCGCAGGCGATGTCTGGCCTGCTGAAGAAATTCGGGCAAACAACGAGCAGGTGGAAGCGGCCGGTCTCAGTCTCGAAGGCATAGAGAGTGTCAATGTTCATGAGGACATCAAGCTCGGACGGCCGGACCGGGACCGGTATATTGAAAACTATATCCGCACCATGGCGCACATCTCGAATGAAGGTATCCGGCTTATCTGCTACAACTTCATGCCGGTCTTCGATTGGACACGGTCGGACCTGGCTAAAGTGCTTGAAGACAACTCCAGGGTACTTTCTTATGAAGCGGGTATAATGGAAACCGCCAATCCCATGGGTATGCTGGCCCACATGGAGTCCAAGGCGGAAGGCTTTTCTCTTCCCGGCTGGGAGCCGGAGCGTCTGAAGGTTCTGAAGGAGCTGTTTGAGTTGTACGAAGGATTTACCGAGGATGATCTTTTCCGGAACTTGAAGTACTTTCTGGATGCGATAATCCCGGCCTGCGATAAATACGGCGTAAAGATGGCACTGCACCCGGATGATCCCCCCTGGTCCGTATTCGGCCTCAAGCGTATTGTTACTTCGGAAGAGAAGATCGCCCGGCTGCTCTCCATGTGCGACAGTCCATGGAGCGGCTTGACCTTCTGCACCGGTTCACTAGGGGCAGACAAGCAGAACGATCTTCCCGCCATGATCCGCCGCTTCGGCGACAGGATTCATTTTGCCCATATCCGCAATGTGCGCTATCGGAAAGACCATGATTTTGATGAATCGGCCCATCTCTCTTCCGAAGGCTCTCTGGATATGTACGAGATAATCAAGGCGTTCCACGACATCAGTTTCTCCGGTATTGTCCGGCCCGACCACGGTCGAATGATATGGGGGGAATCCGCAAGACCGGGCTATGGCTTATATGACCGAGCCATAGGAGTCGCATACATGCTGGGCTTATGGGAAGCTGTAGAAAAGGGGAAAAAGCATGAAGCTTACATTGGAAGGAATCAAAAAGGATATTCCGCAATGGAAAGCCGGCGGGTATAA
- the yiaK gene encoding 3-dehydro-L-gulonate 2-dehydrogenase, protein MRVSFDVMKSQIKKVFIKYGMSDEKAEVCARIHTESSNDGIYSHGSNRVARFVGYIKKGWVDINAEPSLEKEFGAVKVFNGNMGPGILNALHATDCGIELAEKYGIGMVGLKNTTHWMRGGSYGLYAAERGYIAISWTNTESCMPPWGGKDCKLGNNPFVMAMPGVANPIMLDMAMSQYAYGKLQVTRLAGKRLPFPGGFDKNGNITDEPGPIEESMRILPMGYWKGSSFAFMLDVLGAVLADGVSAADIDTIGKGSCGGASQVFIIIDPKKATAEAELKKTIDKAITHIKSSALSENSMGIIFPGEDYVKARKNHAENGILVDDSIWEEILTL, encoded by the coding sequence ATGCGTGTCTCCTTTGATGTGATGAAATCACAGATAAAGAAAGTATTTATTAAGTACGGTATGTCGGATGAGAAGGCAGAAGTTTGTGCCCGTATTCATACCGAATCGAGTAATGATGGAATATACTCTCACGGGTCCAACCGGGTTGCGAGATTTGTTGGCTATATAAAAAAGGGCTGGGTGGATATTAATGCCGAACCGAGTCTTGAGAAAGAGTTTGGAGCAGTCAAGGTTTTTAACGGCAATATGGGGCCTGGTATTCTGAATGCACTGCATGCTACCGACTGTGGAATAGAGCTCGCAGAAAAGTATGGTATTGGTATGGTTGGTCTTAAAAATACTACACACTGGATGCGGGGGGGGAGTTACGGATTGTACGCAGCAGAACGCGGTTACATTGCCATTTCCTGGACAAACACCGAATCCTGCATGCCTCCCTGGGGTGGTAAGGATTGTAAACTCGGGAATAACCCCTTTGTTATGGCAATGCCTGGTGTTGCTAATCCTATTATGCTGGATATGGCAATGTCGCAATATGCATACGGCAAGCTTCAGGTAACTCGTCTGGCTGGAAAAAGGCTACCCTTTCCGGGCGGGTTTGATAAAAATGGGAATATAACCGATGAGCCGGGTCCCATTGAGGAGTCTATGCGAATCCTTCCGATGGGCTACTGGAAGGGATCGAGCTTTGCTTTTATGCTTGATGTTCTGGGCGCTGTGCTCGCTGACGGTGTTAGTGCTGCTGATATCGATACCATTGGAAAAGGAAGCTGTGGCGGAGCTTCGCAGGTTTTTATTATCATCGATCCGAAGAAAGCAACCGCAGAAGCTGAATTGAAGAAGACGATCGATAAAGCAATTACGCATATAAAAAGTTCAGCCCTGTCAGAAAATTCCATGGGTATTATTTTTCCTGGTGAAGACTATGTAAAAGCAAGAAAAAACCATGCAGAAAACGGTATTTTGGTTGATGACAGTATCTGGGAAGAAATCCTCACTCTTTAA
- a CDS encoding TRAP transporter large permease, which translates to MILLVIAFILLLVLGMPVAFTIGISSLLFFVSESLPLQVVIQRMVTSTQSFPLLAVPFFVLAGNLMNETGITRRLIAFSKVLTGHMYGGLAQVSVVLSALMGGISGSATADAAMECRILGPDMEKKGFSRGFTAAILAMGGLVTATIPPSIGLILFGVVGEVSIGKLFLAGIVPGLLTMIFLMIAVYIISRKRNYAAEQDRPSSPKEVVSGIYHNLWALLFPVILIVGIRFGLFTASEAGAFAVVYAFVIGKFVYKELTMPKLAEVLKHSAKDISIVMLIIICSSIFGYAVVYDQLPQTLAGFINTVAAGPYVVLFIILIFLFFIGMIMEATVNVLILVPIFLPIVTEVGFDPVHFGMLFFLVNTMGGMTPPVGVTMYTACSLLGCPIEVYAKEALPFILAVALLVIVLAFLPQIVMFLPNLVFG; encoded by the coding sequence ATGATATTATTGGTAATAGCTTTTATTCTGCTCCTTGTGCTGGGGATGCCTGTCGCATTTACCATAGGCATATCGAGCCTTCTCTTTTTTGTTAGTGAAAGTCTTCCGCTTCAGGTTGTTATCCAGCGGATGGTAACCAGCACTCAGTCTTTTCCTCTTCTTGCGGTTCCGTTTTTTGTTCTGGCCGGAAATCTGATGAATGAAACCGGGATTACCCGAAGACTGATTGCCTTTTCGAAAGTACTAACCGGTCACATGTACGGAGGGCTTGCTCAGGTATCCGTTGTTCTCAGCGCGCTGATGGGTGGTATTTCCGGGTCGGCGACCGCGGATGCTGCCATGGAATGCAGGATTCTTGGCCCGGATATGGAAAAGAAAGGCTTTTCCAGAGGATTTACTGCTGCGATACTTGCTATGGGCGGACTTGTAACCGCAACGATTCCACCAAGCATCGGACTTATTCTTTTTGGTGTTGTCGGTGAAGTCTCCATCGGAAAACTTTTTCTGGCCGGTATTGTTCCAGGCCTGCTGACTATGATATTCCTTATGATAGCGGTCTATATAATCTCCAGAAAAAGAAACTATGCAGCAGAACAGGATCGACCTTCCTCTCCCAAAGAAGTTGTCTCGGGGATTTACCACAATTTATGGGCACTCCTGTTCCCTGTCATTCTGATTGTAGGTATACGTTTCGGTCTTTTTACCGCATCGGAAGCAGGTGCGTTTGCGGTTGTCTACGCGTTTGTAATAGGAAAGTTCGTATATAAAGAACTGACCATGCCGAAGCTTGCGGAAGTACTGAAGCACTCGGCAAAGGATATCAGTATTGTAATGCTGATAATTATCTGCTCGTCAATTTTCGGTTACGCCGTTGTATATGATCAGCTTCCCCAAACTCTTGCAGGATTTATCAATACCGTTGCTGCCGGACCATATGTGGTTCTTTTTATTATCCTGATTTTCCTCTTTTTTATCGGAATGATTATGGAAGCCACAGTCAATGTTCTGATCCTGGTCCCGATTTTTCTCCCTATTGTAACCGAGGTCGGGTTTGATCCGGTTCATTTTGGTATGCTCTTTTTCCTTGTGAATACCATGGGTGGAATGACTCCACCTGTCGGAGTAACCATGTACACGGCATGCTCCCTGCTTGGATGCCCCATAGAAGTTTATGCAAAAGAGGCGCTTCCATTTATTCTGGCTGTGGCTCTTCTTGTTATTGTTCTCGCATTTCTTCCGCAAATTGTAATGTTTCTTCCGAATCTTGTGTTCGGCTAA
- a CDS encoding TRAP transporter small permease subunit: MSLKLLEERLVVVMLAMLILLVFIAASLRWFGVSVAWSIDIAQLLFSWVCFIGADLALRTDSHVGVDMLVNRLPTKLRQGLILVLDILIFGFVLLIFYFGTKLCLQNYKRTFNTIPILSYSFVTLSAPVGAFLMGWTVVQRIRLHISRFLSR, translated from the coding sequence ATGAGTTTAAAACTGTTGGAAGAGCGGCTTGTGGTAGTAATGCTTGCCATGCTGATTCTCCTGGTATTTATAGCAGCGAGTCTGCGCTGGTTTGGCGTGTCTGTGGCTTGGTCTATAGATATTGCCCAACTTCTCTTTTCCTGGGTTTGTTTTATCGGAGCCGATCTTGCTCTCAGAACCGATAGTCATGTAGGCGTGGACATGCTTGTCAACAGACTCCCCACGAAACTCCGGCAGGGTTTAATACTGGTACTTGACATTCTGATATTTGGTTTTGTACTGCTGATTTTCTATTTCGGCACCAAGCTCTGTTTGCAGAATTATAAACGGACGTTTAACACCATTCCGATATTGAGCTACTCCTTTGTTACACTCAGTGCACCGGTCGGTGCGTTTCTCATGGGATGGACCGTAGTGCAACGCATACGGTTGCATATTTCCAGATTCTTAAGCAGATGA